From a single Vibrio toranzoniae genomic region:
- the surA gene encoding peptidylprolyl isomerase SurA — protein MTLWKRTLIAIAAACTLSTSYAAPVELDSVKVIVNEGVILQSDIDTSMKTLRANAKKSGQTLPSQDVLNEQVLEKLIIDTIQTQEAERIGVRIDDARLDQAIVGIAENNNQTVEQLTASVAEEGLSYNAFREQVRKEIAASEARNALVRRRINILPAEVDNLTDILAQETNATVQYKIGHIQLRFNDEQTKEELEVQAKDLVEALNSGKDFSTMAYTYSKGPKALQGGDWGWMRKEEMPTIFADQIKMQNKGSIIGPFRSGVGFHILKIEDVKGLETVAVTEVNARHILIKPTVILSDDGAKKQLEEITRRVNAGEASFGDLAQQYSQDPGSAVQDGELGYQTPDLYVPEFKHQVETLSEGKISAPFKTVHGWHIVEVLDRREVDRTDSALKNKAYQILFNRKFNEEAGAWLQEIRASAFVEIVEEDQDDN, from the coding sequence ATGACATTGTGGAAACGCACATTAATTGCTATCGCAGCGGCTTGTACTTTATCAACAAGCTACGCAGCCCCGGTTGAACTCGACAGCGTAAAAGTGATCGTGAACGAAGGCGTGATCTTACAAAGCGATATCGACACTTCGATGAAGACACTGCGCGCAAACGCTAAGAAAAGCGGTCAAACATTACCATCACAAGACGTACTCAATGAGCAAGTACTAGAAAAGCTGATCATCGATACCATTCAGACTCAAGAAGCGGAACGTATCGGTGTTCGTATTGATGATGCTCGACTTGATCAAGCAATTGTAGGCATCGCGGAAAATAACAACCAAACGGTAGAACAACTTACCGCGTCAGTTGCCGAAGAAGGCCTGAGCTACAATGCATTTCGTGAACAAGTAAGAAAAGAGATTGCCGCAAGCGAAGCTCGTAACGCTTTAGTTCGTCGCCGTATCAATATTCTTCCAGCAGAAGTCGATAACCTAACGGATATCTTAGCGCAAGAGACCAATGCCACTGTTCAATACAAAATTGGACACATTCAACTACGCTTCAATGACGAGCAAACGAAAGAAGAGCTAGAAGTTCAAGCTAAAGATCTAGTTGAAGCACTCAACTCAGGAAAAGACTTCAGCACCATGGCTTATACTTACTCTAAAGGTCCTAAAGCACTGCAAGGCGGTGACTGGGGTTGGATGCGTAAAGAAGAAATGCCAACCATTTTTGCAGATCAAATCAAAATGCAGAATAAAGGCAGCATCATCGGTCCTTTCCGCAGCGGTGTGGGTTTCCATATCCTGAAAATTGAAGATGTAAAAGGCTTAGAGACTGTTGCCGTTACCGAAGTGAATGCGCGCCATATCTTGATTAAACCGACCGTCATCTTAAGTGACGACGGTGCAAAGAAGCAACTTGAGGAAATCACTCGTCGTGTCAACGCGGGTGAAGCTAGCTTTGGTGATCTCGCTCAGCAATACAGCCAAGATCCAGGCTCAGCAGTTCAAGATGGTGAATTAGGCTACCAGACACCTGACTTGTACGTACCTGAATTCAAACACCAAGTAGAAACATTGTCTGAAGGAAAAATCAGTGCGCCATTTAAAACGGTTCATGGTTGGCACATCGTTGAAGTACTCGACCGTCGAGAAGTCGACCGTACCGATTCAGCTTTAAAAAACAAAGCTTACCAAATTCTATTTAACCGTAAGTTCAATGAAGAAGCAGGCGCTTGGCTACAAGAAATAAGAGCCAGCGCCTTTGTTGAAATAGTTGAGGAAGACCAAGATGACAACTAA
- the djlA gene encoding co-chaperone DjlA, translating to MQIFGKILGAFFGFLFGGPLGLIFGLFLGHQFDKARRLNQSGFNSSGFGRGPSQVERQNEFFKAAFAVMGHVAKAKGQVTPEEIQLASTMMERMNLHGEQRKAAQDAFRDGKESDFPLNDVLERVKISSGGRFDLLQFFLELQISAAFADGSLHPSERQVLHKIAQGLGFSSEQLDRRLQMQEAAFRFQQQGGSFGGQQGHGQSSGWQQASQQNQLADAFKVLDVSEDADGKEVKKAYRKLMNEHHPDKLMAKGLPPEMMNVAKEKSQEIQNAYDLIKKVKGFK from the coding sequence ATGCAAATATTTGGCAAAATTTTGGGCGCTTTTTTTGGCTTTTTATTTGGAGGTCCGCTTGGTCTGATTTTTGGCCTATTTTTAGGACACCAGTTCGATAAAGCTCGTCGGTTGAACCAATCGGGTTTTAATAGTTCTGGTTTTGGCCGAGGGCCAAGCCAAGTAGAAAGGCAGAATGAGTTTTTTAAAGCCGCTTTTGCGGTTATGGGGCATGTCGCTAAAGCTAAAGGTCAGGTAACACCTGAAGAAATTCAGTTGGCTTCCACTATGATGGAGCGCATGAATCTGCATGGTGAACAACGTAAAGCCGCACAAGATGCTTTCCGTGATGGTAAAGAGAGCGACTTTCCGTTAAATGACGTGCTTGAACGCGTGAAGATCTCATCAGGCGGTCGTTTTGATCTATTGCAATTCTTCTTAGAACTGCAAATTTCAGCAGCGTTTGCTGACGGGAGCTTGCATCCAAGCGAGCGTCAGGTTCTTCATAAGATCGCTCAAGGCCTTGGTTTTTCTTCGGAACAACTCGATCGCCGCCTACAGATGCAAGAAGCGGCATTCCGCTTCCAGCAGCAAGGTGGAAGCTTTGGTGGTCAGCAAGGTCACGGACAGTCATCGGGTTGGCAGCAAGCTTCACAACAAAACCAGTTGGCGGATGCCTTTAAGGTATTGGATGTGAGTGAAGATGCAGACGGAAAAGAAGTGAAGAAAGCTTATCGCAAGCTGATGAACGAGCATCACCCAGATAAGCTGATGGCTAAAGGTTTACCGCCAGAGATGATGAATGTTGCGAAAGAAAAATCACAAGAAATTCAAAATGCTTATGACTTAATTAAGAAAGTTAAAGGTTTTAAATAA
- the pdxA gene encoding 4-hydroxythreonine-4-phosphate dehydrogenase PdxA, whose translation MTTKRIVITAGEPAGIGPDLTLALSQESWPHQLVVCADKTLLAERAKLLGIEVEFLDYDATTAKEPQRSGTLVVKHVPLSESTIAGQLNEANGHYVLNTLETAAIGCMNDEFDAIVTGPVHKGVINRAGVAFSGHTEFFAEKSNTPLVVMMLATEGLRVALVTTHIPLAYVSQAVTEDRLERVIAILNKDLVEKFAIEKPTIYVCGLNPHAGEDGCLGHEEIETITPTLEKIRQKDGINLVGPLPADTIFNEKYLQDADAVLGMYHDQVLPVLKYKGFGRSVNITLGLPFIRTSVDHGTALDLAGTGQADTGSFRTALTHAIELVEKKQ comes from the coding sequence ATGACAACTAAACGTATTGTCATTACCGCGGGTGAACCTGCTGGGATAGGCCCAGATTTAACGCTAGCCTTGTCTCAAGAAAGCTGGCCACATCAACTTGTGGTTTGTGCCGATAAAACCCTGCTTGCCGAGCGAGCTAAGCTCCTCGGTATCGAAGTAGAGTTTCTGGATTACGACGCAACCACAGCTAAGGAGCCTCAACGCTCTGGCACACTGGTTGTGAAACACGTTCCATTATCTGAAAGCACCATTGCAGGTCAACTCAACGAGGCCAACGGCCATTACGTATTAAATACTTTAGAAACCGCAGCAATTGGCTGTATGAATGATGAATTTGATGCTATTGTCACCGGCCCTGTTCACAAGGGTGTAATTAACCGGGCTGGCGTTGCTTTTAGTGGCCATACCGAGTTTTTTGCAGAGAAGTCCAATACACCGCTCGTGGTGATGATGTTGGCAACTGAAGGGCTGCGTGTTGCACTAGTAACAACACACATCCCACTAGCTTATGTATCTCAAGCCGTGACCGAAGACAGATTAGAGCGAGTTATTGCGATTCTGAATAAAGATTTGGTCGAAAAGTTTGCTATAGAGAAACCAACTATTTATGTATGTGGTTTGAACCCGCATGCGGGTGAAGATGGTTGTTTAGGTCACGAAGAGATAGAAACTATCACTCCTACGCTAGAAAAAATTCGCCAAAAAGATGGTATTAATTTAGTTGGCCCATTGCCAGCAGACACCATCTTTAATGAAAAATATTTGCAAGATGCAGATGCTGTTTTAGGTATGTATCACGACCAAGTGCTCCCAGTACTGAAATACAAAGGCTTTGGTCGCTCAGTGAACATCACACTTGGCTTACCATTTATTCGCACATCAGTCGATCACGGTACTGCCTTAGACTTGGCAGGAACAGGCCAAGCCGATACAGGGAGCTTTAGAACAGCGCTCACGCACGCCATTG
- the lptD gene encoding LPS assembly protein LptD: MQSFSRTLLAASISTALYVSTTQAETITDSSVQEMPSIDQCLIEPAAENETQLPAHVESDRLEAINGDKAIYSGDVRVTQGNKTILADNVTLHQQENIVVAEGNVNFSDGQIKSVSDRATNNLTTDEMTLENTDYEFLCEPGRGDAVYVSKTGKAVYEIEDGSITSCPIGDNAWRLRASSISVDQDEEQATFYNPRFEIQSVPVFYLPYLTVPVGDTRKTGFLYPTVSYGSSDGFEAEIPVYWNLAPNYDLETTFKYMQERGTQLNSKFRYLSDFGSGSIKSEYLPDDKKYEEKGDRWGAQLEHSGIFQQSWLFELDYSKVSDIDYFTDVNSSSIGNREDGQLLQEGQATYRSQNWDASVLVRDFQVLTTTNNLPYRLMPQLEYNYYAPEVMKYLDFDLISHVSLFDTDAKGKPSATRVHVEPGITIPVGNTWGTWTTEARLLGTYYQQDLDGVDTGAGSDYEGLEESASRVIPEFRSHAGIVLERDTTIVGNYTQTLEPQLQYLYVPEEDQSNIGRYDTTLLQTDYYGLFRSRKYSGVDRIASANQVSYGASSRFFDDEYKERLNISFGQIFYIDKDTKQNLNDDDSSKNTNYSSWAVEVDFNYDDYLFYHGGVQYDIDTSAMQLANSTIEYRFAGGYIQTNYRYVTKEYIEDTVDFNIGSITKDGISQAGLLGAYQISPKWNASAQYFYDLTTEEELEWLARINYKSDCWYIGFTYSNQLRSWEGDYINTSNASPVYENNFSVNFGIVGFGTNIGSDSGAVGESSSDNALSYGRPFFLNN, from the coding sequence ATGCAATCTTTTTCCCGCACCTTGTTAGCCGCGTCTATAAGTACGGCGTTATACGTGTCGACAACTCAAGCTGAAACCATCACCGATAGTAGTGTGCAGGAAATGCCCTCTATAGATCAATGTTTGATCGAGCCCGCTGCAGAAAACGAGACGCAGCTACCCGCTCATGTTGAGTCAGATCGCTTAGAAGCTATCAATGGTGACAAGGCAATATATTCAGGTGACGTAAGAGTTACGCAAGGGAACAAGACCATCCTTGCAGATAATGTCACGCTTCACCAACAAGAAAACATCGTTGTAGCTGAAGGCAACGTAAACTTTAGTGACGGCCAAATAAAGTCAGTATCGGACAGAGCAACCAACAATCTGACTACCGACGAAATGACATTAGAAAATACCGATTACGAATTTCTTTGCGAACCAGGCCGTGGTGATGCTGTATACGTATCTAAGACAGGCAAAGCGGTTTATGAAATTGAAGATGGCTCAATCACCTCTTGCCCTATTGGCGACAACGCTTGGCGCCTAAGAGCCTCAAGTATCAGTGTCGACCAAGACGAAGAACAAGCCACTTTTTACAACCCTCGTTTTGAGATCCAAAGTGTTCCCGTTTTTTACTTACCGTATTTAACCGTACCCGTCGGCGATACCCGTAAAACCGGCTTCTTGTACCCAACCGTTTCGTACGGTTCAAGCGATGGTTTCGAAGCTGAAATCCCGGTGTATTGGAACTTGGCACCAAACTACGATTTGGAAACCACATTCAAGTACATGCAAGAGCGTGGTACTCAACTAAACAGTAAATTCAGATATTTGAGCGACTTTGGCTCGGGTAGTATCAAGTCTGAGTACTTACCTGATGATAAAAAATACGAAGAAAAAGGCGACCGTTGGGGCGCTCAACTAGAGCACTCTGGAATATTCCAACAATCTTGGTTATTTGAACTCGATTACTCCAAAGTGAGTGATATCGATTACTTTACCGATGTAAACTCAAGCAGTATTGGTAATCGTGAAGATGGGCAACTACTTCAAGAAGGCCAGGCTACCTATCGTTCTCAAAATTGGGATGCGTCTGTGCTTGTCCGAGATTTCCAAGTCCTTACGACGACCAATAACTTACCTTATCGTCTCATGCCACAACTCGAGTATAACTATTATGCTCCTGAAGTAATGAAGTACCTGGATTTTGATCTAATCAGTCATGTTTCATTATTCGATACTGACGCAAAAGGTAAGCCTTCAGCTACTCGTGTTCACGTTGAGCCAGGCATTACCATCCCAGTCGGAAATACCTGGGGTACTTGGACAACGGAAGCGCGATTACTGGGTACATACTACCAACAAGATCTTGATGGCGTTGATACCGGTGCCGGATCAGATTATGAAGGCTTAGAAGAGTCAGCAAGTCGAGTTATCCCTGAGTTTCGAAGTCATGCTGGTATCGTTCTGGAACGAGATACCACGATTGTTGGCAACTACACTCAAACACTCGAACCACAACTCCAATACCTTTATGTCCCGGAAGAAGATCAATCTAACATTGGTCGTTACGACACCACTTTACTGCAAACGGATTATTACGGTCTATTCAGAAGCCGTAAATACAGTGGTGTAGACCGTATTGCATCAGCAAACCAGGTAAGTTACGGAGCATCATCGCGCTTTTTTGATGATGAGTATAAAGAACGTCTTAACATCTCTTTTGGACAGATCTTTTATATCGATAAAGATACTAAACAAAACTTAAATGATGATGACTCAAGTAAAAATACCAATTATTCATCTTGGGCGGTAGAGGTTGACTTTAACTACGACGATTACCTGTTCTATCACGGTGGTGTACAGTACGATATTGATACCTCTGCAATGCAGCTTGCGAATAGTACTATTGAATACCGCTTTGCTGGCGGTTACATACAAACAAACTACCGCTATGTAACCAAAGAGTACATTGAAGACACCGTTGATTTTAATATTGGTTCAATTACTAAAGATGGTATCTCTCAAGCTGGTTTACTCGGTGCTTACCAAATTTCACCTAAATGGAACGCAAGCGCTCAATACTTCTATGATTTAACGACCGAAGAAGAGCTCGAATGGTTAGCTCGAATCAATTATAAATCAGATTGTTGGTACATTGGCTTTACCTACAGCAACCAATTACGCAGCTGGGAAGGCGATTACATCAACACATCGAACGCGTCACCCGTTTATGAAAACAACTTCAGCGTGAACTTCGGTATTGTCGGCTTTGGTACCAACATTGGCTCAGATTCTGGCGCTGTCGGTGAAAGCAGCTCGGATAACGCATTGAGCTATGGCCGTCCATTCTTCTTAAACAACTAA
- a CDS encoding DUF547 domain-containing protein, with translation MKQLLFIISLLCSTLAWSAPKSELWPYWNQSNETSPAQVSHQDWQQFLDSYLVKQGQHALVRYNAVNTSDKAKLKQYIKQLEQVNPLDYSKAEQYAYWVNLYNAVTVDLILDAYPIKSITKLGGLFSFGPWGDDVVVVNGKSLTLNDIEHRILRPIWQDSRTHYAVNCASLGCPNLQLQAFTADNTETLLEQAASEFVNSDKGVLVEGNKLQLSSIYEWFAVDFGTQEQLIQYLEQYRTKPLTNTNNISYDYDWSLNQAN, from the coding sequence ATGAAACAACTACTTTTTATTATTAGCCTACTGTGCTCAACCTTAGCTTGGTCGGCACCTAAATCCGAACTTTGGCCTTATTGGAACCAAAGTAATGAAACAAGCCCTGCGCAAGTGTCACATCAAGACTGGCAGCAATTTCTCGACAGTTATCTAGTTAAGCAAGGCCAGCACGCTCTCGTTCGATATAACGCAGTGAACACTTCAGACAAGGCAAAGCTAAAGCAATACATCAAACAGTTGGAACAGGTAAACCCACTCGACTATTCAAAAGCGGAACAATATGCCTATTGGGTTAACCTATACAACGCCGTGACTGTTGATTTAATTCTTGATGCCTACCCGATCAAGTCGATTACCAAGCTCGGCGGCTTATTTAGTTTCGGGCCATGGGGAGATGATGTCGTCGTGGTCAACGGTAAATCATTGACACTTAATGATATTGAACACCGGATCCTAAGACCGATTTGGCAAGACTCACGCACACACTACGCGGTAAATTGTGCGAGTTTAGGTTGCCCTAACCTACAACTTCAAGCCTTTACGGCTGACAACACCGAAACTCTACTAGAACAAGCAGCCTCTGAGTTTGTGAATAGTGACAAAGGCGTGTTGGTTGAAGGCAATAAGCTCCAGCTATCATCGATTTACGAGTGGTTTGCAGTGGATTTTGGGACTCAGGAACAACTCATTCAATATTTAGAGCAGTATCGAACAAAACCACTAACGAATACCAACAATATCAGTTATGACTACGACTGGTCACTTAACCAAGCAAACTAA
- the leuB gene encoding 3-isopropylmalate dehydrogenase, which produces MTDKSYKIAVLPGDGIGPEVMQQAHKVLDAIEKKHAISFSREEYDVGGIAIDNHGSPLPEATVAGCEESDAVLFGSVGGPKWEHLPPNDQPERGALLPLRKHFQLFCNLRPAQIHKGLESFSPLRADISERGFDIVVVRELTGGIYFGQPKGREGEGATEKAFDTEVYHRYEIERIAKIAFESARLRNKNVYSIDKANVLQSSILWREVVEEIAKDYPDVTLNHMYIDNATMQLIKDPSQFDVMLCSNIFGDIISDECAMITGSMGMLPSASLNESNFGLYEPAGGSAPDIAGKNIANPVAQILSAALMLRYSLGEEAAAQDIETAVSKALSAGELTADLAGGNQALTTSEMGDKIAEYILAS; this is translated from the coding sequence ATGACAGATAAATCATACAAAATTGCCGTACTACCTGGTGATGGCATTGGCCCAGAAGTAATGCAACAAGCACATAAAGTGCTAGACGCGATCGAAAAGAAGCACGCGATTAGCTTTTCTCGCGAAGAGTATGATGTTGGTGGTATTGCGATTGATAATCACGGCAGTCCACTTCCTGAAGCAACAGTAGCGGGCTGTGAAGAATCTGACGCGGTACTTTTTGGTTCTGTCGGTGGTCCTAAATGGGAACACCTTCCACCGAACGATCAACCAGAGCGTGGTGCCCTACTTCCTCTACGTAAACACTTCCAACTGTTCTGTAATCTACGCCCAGCACAAATCCACAAAGGTTTAGAGTCTTTCTCTCCACTTCGCGCTGATATCTCTGAGCGTGGTTTTGACATCGTGGTTGTACGTGAACTAACAGGCGGCATCTACTTCGGCCAACCTAAAGGTCGCGAAGGCGAAGGCGCAACTGAAAAAGCGTTTGATACAGAAGTGTACCACCGCTACGAAATCGAACGCATTGCAAAGATTGCATTTGAATCGGCACGTCTACGTAACAAAAATGTTTACTCAATCGACAAAGCAAACGTTCTGCAGAGCTCTATCTTATGGCGTGAAGTGGTTGAAGAGATCGCAAAAGATTACCCAGATGTCACGCTAAACCACATGTACATCGACAACGCGACCATGCAGCTAATCAAAGACCCATCTCAGTTTGACGTCATGCTATGTTCAAACATCTTTGGTGACATTATCTCTGATGAGTGCGCAATGATCACCGGCTCTATGGGTATGCTTCCTTCTGCAAGCTTGAACGAAAGCAACTTTGGCCTATACGAACCAGCAGGCGGCAGTGCACCAGATATCGCAGGCAAGAACATCGCTAACCCAGTCGCACAGATTCTTTCTGCCGCGCTAATGCTTCGTTACAGCCTAGGCGAAGAAGCGGCAGCACAAGATATAGAAACTGCGGTATCTAAAGCGCTTTCAGCAGGCGAGCTAACAGCAGACCTAGCAGGCGGCAACCAGGCGCTGACGACATCTGAAATGGGTGACAAGATTGCAGAGTATATCTTAGCTTCATAA
- the leuD gene encoding 3-isopropylmalate dehydratase small subunit, whose translation MSGFQQHTGLVVPLDTANIDTDAIIPKQFLQKVNRTGFGKHLFHDWRFLDDAGQQPNPEFVMNAPRYQGASILLARENFGCGSSREHAPWALADYGIQVIIAPSFADIFYGNSINNQMVPVRLTEQEVDEIFQFVEANEGAEVTVDLEAMKVNANGKQYSFEIDEFRRHCLLNGLDNIGLTLQHADKISEFEAKIPSFLK comes from the coding sequence ATGTCAGGTTTTCAACAACACACCGGATTAGTCGTTCCTCTAGATACGGCCAACATCGATACTGATGCAATCATTCCAAAGCAGTTTCTACAGAAAGTAAACCGTACTGGTTTTGGTAAACACTTGTTCCACGATTGGCGCTTCCTAGATGATGCAGGACAGCAACCAAACCCTGAGTTTGTAATGAACGCACCACGCTATCAAGGCGCCTCTATTCTACTGGCTCGCGAGAACTTCGGTTGTGGTTCATCTCGTGAACACGCTCCTTGGGCGCTTGCCGATTACGGTATTCAAGTGATTATTGCCCCGAGCTTTGCCGATATTTTCTACGGTAACTCAATCAATAATCAAATGGTTCCAGTTCGCCTTACAGAACAGGAAGTCGATGAAATATTCCAGTTCGTAGAAGCGAACGAAGGCGCTGAGGTCACTGTCGATCTAGAAGCCATGAAAGTGAACGCGAATGGCAAACAGTACTCCTTTGAAATTGATGAGTTCCGTCGTCACTGCTTACTCAATGGTTTGGACAACATCGGCCTAACACTTCAACATGCTGATAAAATTTCAGAGTTTGAAGCTAAGATCCCTAGCTTCCTAAAATAA
- the leuC gene encoding 3-isopropylmalate dehydratase large subunit, which translates to MSTNQQAKTLYEKVYDAHVAVAAEGETPILYIDRHLVHEVTSPQAFDGLREKGRKVRQVSKTFATMDHNVSTQTKDINASGEMARIQMETLSKNCEEFGVTLYDLNHKYQGIVHVMGPELGITLPGMTIVCGDSHTATHGAFGSLAFGIGTSEVEHVLATQTLKQARAKTMKIEVKGKVAPGITAKDIVLAIIGKTTAAGGTGYVVEFCGEAITDLTMEGRMTVCNMAIELGAKAGLIAPDATTYEYIKGRKFSPEGEDLDAAIQYWDTLKTDADAEFDAVVTLEAADIKPQVTWGTNPGQVISVDTPIPAPESFADPVEKASAEKALAYMGLEAGKSLSDYNVDKVFVGSCTNSRIEDMRAAAAVAKGRQVAKHVQALIVPGSEQVKAQAEAEGLDAIFKEAGFEWRLPGCSMCLAMNNDRLGPQERCASTSNRNFEGRQGRDGRTHLVSPAMAAAAAIAGHFVDIREL; encoded by the coding sequence ATGTCGACAAACCAGCAAGCAAAAACCTTATACGAGAAAGTTTATGACGCTCACGTTGCAGTAGCAGCAGAAGGCGAAACGCCCATTCTTTATATCGATCGTCACTTAGTCCACGAAGTAACGTCACCTCAAGCCTTTGATGGCCTTCGAGAAAAAGGTCGAAAAGTTCGCCAGGTTAGCAAAACATTTGCAACCATGGATCATAACGTTTCGACACAAACCAAAGACATCAACGCTTCTGGCGAGATGGCTCGTATCCAAATGGAAACGCTGTCAAAGAACTGTGAAGAGTTTGGTGTAACGCTTTATGACCTAAACCACAAATACCAAGGTATTGTGCACGTAATGGGCCCTGAGCTAGGTATTACGCTACCAGGCATGACCATCGTATGTGGTGACTCACACACGGCGACACACGGTGCATTTGGTTCTCTTGCATTCGGTATCGGTACTTCAGAAGTTGAGCACGTTCTAGCCACTCAAACGCTAAAACAAGCGCGTGCTAAAACCATGAAGATCGAAGTGAAAGGCAAGGTTGCTCCAGGCATTACTGCAAAAGATATCGTGCTAGCGATCATCGGTAAAACAACAGCCGCTGGCGGTACAGGCTACGTAGTGGAATTCTGTGGTGAGGCGATTACCGACCTTACGATGGAAGGTCGTATGACGGTGTGTAACATGGCTATCGAGCTAGGTGCTAAAGCAGGTCTCATTGCTCCAGATGCAACAACCTACGAGTACATCAAAGGTCGTAAATTCTCTCCAGAGGGTGAAGATTTAGATGCGGCAATCCAATACTGGGATACGTTAAAAACTGACGCTGATGCAGAGTTCGATGCGGTTGTTACACTAGAAGCAGCAGACATCAAACCGCAAGTTACTTGGGGCACGAACCCAGGTCAGGTTATCTCGGTAGACACGCCAATCCCAGCACCAGAAAGCTTCGCCGATCCTGTTGAAAAAGCTTCGGCTGAAAAAGCACTGGCTTACATGGGCCTTGAAGCGGGCAAATCGCTATCTGATTACAACGTAGACAAAGTCTTCGTGGGTTCTTGTACTAACTCTCGTATCGAAGACATGCGTGCAGCCGCTGCGGTAGCGAAAGGTCGCCAAGTAGCGAAACACGTTCAAGCGCTTATTGTTCCGGGTTCAGAACAAGTAAAAGCGCAAGCCGAAGCTGAGGGCTTAGATGCAATCTTCAAAGAAGCAGGCTTCGAATGGCGCCTTCCGGGGTGTTCTATGTGTCTTGCAATGAACAACGACCGTCTAGGTCCACAAGAGCGCTGTGCTTCTACATCAAACCGTAACTTTGAAGGTCGCCAAGGCCGTGATGGTCGTACGCACCTAGTTAGCCCAGCAATGGCCGCAGCAGCAGCGATCGCTGGTCACTTTGTCGATATTCGTGAACTTTAA